Within the Macaca nemestrina isolate mMacNem1 chromosome 5, mMacNem.hap1, whole genome shotgun sequence genome, the region cctttgtcaaatgagtagattgcaaaaattttctcccattctgtaggttacctgttcactctgatggtagtttcttttgctgtgcagaagctgtttagtttacttagattccatttgtcaattttggcttttgttgccattgcttttggtgttttagacatgaagtccttgcccatgcctatgtcctcaatggtattacctaggttttcttctagggtttttatggttttaggtctaacatttaagtaacTTAGTGTCTTTAAAAAGTGAACTTCAACCAAAAAATTATGATACGTCCTTTACCATATAATAAACAGTGTTATTCTTTATGtttaccatttttcttttctgtgactaTTTTTAGCTTCATTTAAGGTTTATTCAATAACCAAAAACTTCTTTAGCGTACGTCTTTGCAATACTGCCCTTCTCTTCCTGTACATATCAATGGTCAGTTCATAATTTAGCACATTGTCAGaaatatttccaatatttttaaaataatctccttataattattcacacacacatttatttatgttgaAACCACAGTACACAATTTTCATGGAAATAAATATAGAATTGTAAAAGACCAGAGCGGTACTAATCAAAAACTTTATCTCAACATAATATTTCAgtactaaatattaaaaagagcAACAAATGGGGGACTGAACTATTCCATGTTTTGTAAACTGTTAGACGaaaaacaaatcacaaagaagcAGGGAAACCACCTTTCAACATGGACAAGACcctaagaaaaacaacaacagccaACATGATTTCCCTGTCATATTCCCCACTCCTACCCCATTAGCCTCTTCACTGCCCCTCTTACATCCTTGTTTCTGAGAGTGTAGATTAGAGGGTTAAGACTAGGTGTGACAACAGTATAAAAGAGGGCAATGAACTTGCCTTGATCAGGAGAATTTTCTGATGGTGGCTGGAGATATATGCACATGACTGGAATGAAAAAGAGAGATACAACCATAAGATGGGCTCCACATGTTCCAAACACTTTCTGAAGCCCGGTGGTTGATTGCATGCTCAGTACAGCCCAGGCAATGGCACCATAGGAAGTGAGAATGAGGATGAGAGGTATAAGAACAAAAATGGAGCTCATGACCATGAGGGTCAGCTCATTTGCATGGGTGTCAACACATGATAATCGCAGAAGTGCTGGAACTTCACAGAAGAAGTGATCCACTAGGTGATGTCCACATAGGGGTATCCAGAAAGTAAAGGAGGAATGAAGTGCTGAGGTAGTAAAACCACTTACCCAGGAAGCCACAGCCAACAAGCGGCAGAAACGAGGGTGCATGAGGACAGTGTAATGCAAAGGTCTACACACAGCTGCATAACGGTCATAGGACATCACCACCAGTAGGACACACTCTGCGGTTCCCAGTGCAAGAACAAAGTAAAGTTGAACCATACAGCCAGCATAAGAGATGGTCTTTTCCGGGCCCCAGAGATTGTCCAGCAACTGAGGGATAGAGCTGGTGGTGTAGCAGAGATCCAGAAATGAGAGGTTTGAAAGGAAGAAGTACATGGGAGTGTGGAGATGGGAGTCCAGGTATGATAGGATGATGATGAATAGGTTTCCTATCAGTGTTATCAAGTAGAAGATCAAGATAACCACAAAGAGAACTACTTCCAGATGAGGCCAGTTAGAAAATCCAAGTAGAATAAAGAAGTCTTCAAAACTTGCATTTTTTTCCATCATCATTCTTATTTTTCCTGTACCTAAAGAAAGAACCACATAAACTCAAAGTCTGTCCATGCATTGTCAACCACTCACTTGCAAACATATTGGAGAAAAAAGTATCCCAATTCCAGATAGTGTGCACCATTATGGCAGTAGAATTTTTATGCAATTTCCTTTATATGCTTCATTGAGATATTTTtccagctgtggataccagcaatAGCTTTTCAAGTTACTGAGTTATTTTATATACATCCCTGAGTTAACATTTGGATAAATCAAGACTAAGATATTCCATAATCAGAAagataatatttaagaaaataattttttattttaaaaagttaaattggtttttttgcattttcagacTATTTCCCGTTTTGCAGTTACAGAGAAAGGAATAACTGCAGTCATAATAATCTTACTTATAGATAGaaatttaccatattaaaaatCAATTAGGTAGTcacttgaaaatattaatatgaactgaaaagaaataattggaTATGATTATAGAAAGAATTAAAcgatattcatttatttatgctagCAGTTTATTTCtagacaaataaaataacatgcaAATGAAGGTTTAAacagacatatgcacacacacaccaacttATAAAAGTTCACAATATAAGCAAAGCTGATTAATAAAGCAAAATAGAGTAGAGATATCAGTGATAGATTGCTTCCAAAAGTAAATGGAGGTGTAATTATTATTGGAAGAGAAAAAGATTACAGAGTCTAACAAAACCCTAGGGAGGggtaagagagaaaggaagagtgtTTCGATGCACAACAGTGAAGAGGAGATCTGAATGTGGCATTTGAAATTGAAAGGATGTACAACACAGGATTGTTAGACAGGGATAAGAAGACTTAAACATggtttctaaaacattttatatgcTTTAGGCCAATAACTGAACTATACTTTACATTCTGAGTCGCAATTTATGATttgtatttc harbors:
- the LOC105491601 gene encoding olfactory receptor 2J1; this encodes MMMEKNASFEDFFILLGFSNWPHLEVVLFVVILIFYLITLIGNLFIIILSYLDSHLHTPMYFFLSNLSFLDLCYTTSSIPQLLDNLWGPEKTISYAGCMVQLYFVLALGTAECVLLVVMSYDRYAAVCRPLHYTVLMHPRFCRLLAVASWVSGFTTSALHSSFTFWIPLCGHHLVDHFFCEVPALLRLSCVDTHANELTLMVMSSIFVLIPLILILTSYGAIAWAVLSMQSTTGLQKVFGTCGAHLMVVSLFFIPVMCIYLQPPSENSPDQGKFIALFYTVVTPSLNPLIYTLRNKDVRGAVKRLMG